A genomic stretch from Candidatus Schekmanbacteria bacterium includes:
- a CDS encoding sodium-translocating pyrophosphatase — protein MIQATKSGSENSLLFIAIVLIFSAIGLGFSAYLASWVMKKDTGKPEMMKISDAIKQGAEAFLRRQNATIIYLAIAVTVLIFVLYGFVRSHHDFDPVPTALELAFWVSLSFIFGAGCSLIAGYIGMWISIRANIRTASAALKSLNDALQTALRAGAVSGLLVVAMSLLGVGGLYAILLSLGKDPIHIPLMIVGYGFGASFVALFAQLGGGIYTKAADVGADLVGKVEAGIPEDDPRNPAVIADLVGDNVGDCAGRGADLFESTAAENIGAMILGATLATRAEAGGFPFALGSIAVMMFPLISRAFGIIASIIGIMAVKMDKEEKLDPMQALNRGYYIAVVIAMALFGLSSRWLLYSNEAPDAWWHFFLCGVIGVLTSVAFVFITQYYTEHKYRPVQEIAKASQTGAATNIITGISVGLECTALPTIAISAAILSSYYIGLNAFPVDAAGHGVNAGLFGTAVATMGMLATAAFILAMDTFGPITDNAGGIVEMSRQPEAIRKKTDRLDAVGNTTKALTKGYAIGSAALAAFLLFSAYMDEVKLYSGKEESFPFKVDISKPEVFVGGLLGAMLVFLFSSLAIRAVGRAAYAVIGDVRAQFKEKPGIMNFTQEPDYGRCVDIVTKAALREMVLPGLLAVFMPITVGLIFRMFITSVDPLIAAEAVAALLMVGTIVGILMATFLNNGGGAWDNAKKFIEDGHYGGKKSDAHKAAVVGDTVGDPFKDTAGPSLHVLIKLLSTITLVLAPLFI, from the coding sequence ATGATTCAGGCGACGAAATCAGGGAGCGAGAATTCACTTCTTTTTATCGCGATCGTACTGATCTTCAGCGCCATCGGACTCGGTTTTTCAGCATATCTTGCAAGCTGGGTCATGAAAAAGGACACTGGAAAACCTGAAATGATGAAAATCAGCGATGCCATCAAACAGGGCGCTGAGGCGTTCCTCCGCAGGCAGAACGCGACTATCATCTACCTCGCAATAGCGGTTACCGTACTGATTTTTGTTCTTTACGGGTTTGTTCGCAGCCATCATGATTTTGATCCGGTACCCACTGCCCTTGAACTTGCGTTCTGGGTTTCCCTATCTTTTATATTCGGTGCAGGATGTTCGCTCATAGCCGGCTATATAGGAATGTGGATATCAATCAGGGCAAACATAAGGACAGCTTCAGCGGCATTGAAGAGCCTTAACGACGCACTTCAGACAGCACTAAGGGCTGGAGCAGTATCTGGACTTTTAGTTGTTGCAATGAGTCTTCTCGGTGTCGGCGGTCTTTACGCAATACTCCTTTCTCTCGGCAAAGATCCAATCCATATACCATTAATGATAGTGGGCTACGGATTCGGTGCATCATTCGTTGCTCTTTTTGCACAGCTTGGAGGCGGAATTTATACTAAGGCTGCAGACGTAGGAGCAGATCTTGTAGGAAAAGTAGAAGCAGGAATCCCGGAAGACGATCCCCGCAACCCCGCAGTTATCGCAGACCTTGTTGGCGACAACGTAGGCGATTGCGCAGGCAGGGGCGCCGACCTCTTCGAATCAACAGCGGCTGAAAACATCGGCGCAATGATATTGGGAGCAACTCTGGCAACAAGGGCTGAAGCAGGCGGATTTCCATTCGCCCTCGGTTCAATAGCAGTCATGATGTTCCCTCTTATTTCCCGCGCCTTCGGAATAATCGCATCAATTATTGGCATAATGGCAGTAAAGATGGATAAGGAAGAAAAACTTGACCCTATGCAGGCGTTGAACCGCGGTTATTATATAGCCGTCGTTATAGCAATGGCATTGTTCGGACTTTCATCACGCTGGCTGCTTTACAGCAATGAAGCGCCTGATGCATGGTGGCACTTCTTCCTCTGCGGAGTAATCGGGGTTTTGACATCCGTTGCCTTCGTATTCATCACACAGTATTACACAGAGCATAAATACAGGCCTGTACAGGAAATTGCAAAGGCATCGCAGACAGGCGCTGCAACAAATATAATAACAGGAATATCAGTCGGGCTTGAATGTACCGCTCTTCCGACGATTGCAATCTCGGCAGCGATACTTTCATCATACTATATCGGGTTGAATGCTTTCCCTGTAGATGCAGCCGGACATGGAGTAAATGCAGGACTTTTCGGAACAGCAGTCGCAACAATGGGTATGCTTGCAACAGCAGCATTCATCCTTGCAATGGACACCTTCGGACCTATCACTGACAATGCAGGCGGAATAGTAGAGATGAGCCGCCAGCCTGAAGCAATCAGGAAAAAAACTGACAGGCTCGATGCAGTAGGCAATACTACAAAGGCTCTTACAAAAGGTTATGCCATAGGTTCAGCGGCTCTTGCTGCATTCCTTCTCTTCTCTGCATACATGGACGAAGTAAAGCTTTATTCCGGCAAGGAAGAATCATTCCCCTTTAAAGTTGATATAAGCAAACCTGAAGTTTTTGTAGGCGGTCTTTTGGGGGCAATGCTTGTGTTTCTCTTCTCGTCTCTTGCCATCCGTGCGGTTGGACGTGCAGCATACGCTGTCATAGGCGACGTCAGGGCACAGTTCAAGGAAAAACCGGGCATAATGAATTTCACGCAGGAACCTGATTATGGAAGATGCGTTGACATAGTCACAAAGGCAGCGCTTAGAGAAATGGTTCTCCCTGGATTGCTTGCAGTGTTCATGCCTATTACTGTAGGGTTGATATTCAGGATGTTTATCACCAGCGTTGATCCGCTCATTGCCGCAGAAGCCGTTGCAGCGCTTCTTATGGTAGGCACCATAGTAGGAATACTAATGGCTACATTCCTGAACAACGGTGGAGGCGCATGGGACAATGCAAAGAAATTCATCGAAGACGGCCATTATGGCGGAAAAAAATCAGATGCTCACAAGGCAGCAGTAGTCGGCGATACAGTTGGCGACCCATTCAAGGATACAGCGGGACCTTCACTTCACGTCCTGATAAAGCTCCTTTCAACAATAACACTGGTTCTGGCACCGCTGTTTATTTAA
- a CDS encoding PAS domain S-box protein, translating into MTKKWIKLKLLHKAILAVLVIIIPIIVIYFITYYTNKKYIKNQILDNVSMLAEAYETQVYQFMQRVKSRVERFSDDNSIIAEFDKISNGKPADSAILNKYLSKNDIDAERTIKAIDFISLDGRIVASSDSADIGKDVTEKSFFNKIKTGSNSVCTYEKSNRYELIAAVPVINKTNGRQVGVIANRIDLNVLNSLLSGALSKDLGAITSEKRMKSMEVYIVNNDKLMLTDSIFVKDAILKQRVDTIPVEQALKFGKEFTGFYKDYRGVEVAGSAMLLPSMKWVLLVEIDAEEILKPVLALRHAAIVSGSIVSGLVIALLFIFYRFMVVPLKRISMAAESLTQGNYDVTIPVKTSDEIGELSSSFNKMTSEINKRTTLLTESEVRLNAIIDNTTAAIYMKDINGKYLLANRKIEKLYKHSKEEIIGKSDYDFFPENIAVKLIENDRRVLEVNSPIEFEETIQEDDGLHNYISIKVPVCSTSGTPYGVCGISTDITNLKKTEESLKEAQRISKIGNWEWNSETDIIACSEEVYSIFNLSPHEAEFTYDLFTRYMHPDDVEHVHDTIGDSLTKTNTYSIDYRIVLPDGTLKYINRQAEATFDRDRNPIRIAGTIQDITERKRAEQIQIELQKKYEDLINNLPVGICRILDGYFSEANPFLVKMLEAGSKEELLKHRKGDFILVNKEQQKSMDSNFKKNGLINCEEVELMTLKGKKFWASFSAIARKNIEGGTYVDCIIQNISERKQLEDQLRHSQKMEAIGRLSGGIAHDFNNVLTAIIGYADLLSRKRREDELTKSYTELILNLCQKAASLINGLLAFSRKQIISLETVSLNEIVKSNEKFLRRIIGEDVELVFESNKNDLFIDADRNQIWQILMNFSTNSRDAMPEGGSITIKTGYTELDGSFMRSRGNGKPGEYAFLCFADTGAGIDEENQQNIFDPFFTTKEVGKGTGLGLSIVYGIVKQHNGFIEVNSLPGRGTTFTIYFPLSNHINGNGVIKPAEEPLKKGTETILLAEDDEEVRNMTKTVLEEAGYRVIPAVNGEDAVEKFRNNKEQIQFVILDVIMPKKNGKEALDEIRKITPKVKVLFLSGYTSDILERKGIDEEKLNFISKPLKPFLLYERVRELIDSP; encoded by the coding sequence ATGACAAAAAAATGGATTAAACTAAAACTTCTTCATAAAGCAATTCTGGCTGTTTTAGTCATTATTATCCCAATCATTGTTATTTACTTTATTACTTATTACACAAATAAAAAATATATAAAAAATCAAATACTTGATAATGTTTCTATGCTGGCTGAAGCTTACGAAACCCAAGTTTACCAATTTATGCAACGAGTGAAAAGCAGAGTAGAACGTTTTTCAGATGATAATTCGATCATAGCGGAGTTTGATAAAATAAGTAACGGAAAACCAGCAGATTCAGCGATTCTAAATAAGTATCTTTCAAAGAATGATATTGATGCAGAGAGAACTATTAAGGCAATCGACTTTATTTCTCTGGATGGACGTATAGTGGCATCAAGCGACAGTGCGGATATAGGGAAGGATGTAACAGAAAAGAGTTTTTTTAACAAAATAAAAACAGGTAGTAATTCTGTATGCACTTATGAAAAATCTAATAGATATGAGCTTATTGCTGCTGTTCCTGTTATAAACAAGACTAATGGCAGGCAAGTTGGTGTAATTGCAAACCGCATAGATTTGAACGTACTTAATAGTCTGCTAAGTGGAGCACTGTCAAAAGATTTAGGTGCAATTACTTCTGAGAAAAGAATGAAATCTATGGAAGTGTATATCGTTAATAATGATAAATTGATGCTTACTGATTCCATATTCGTTAAGGATGCCATCCTGAAGCAACGGGTTGATACGATACCTGTGGAGCAGGCACTGAAATTCGGAAAAGAGTTCACCGGATTTTACAAAGATTACCGTGGGGTTGAAGTTGCAGGCTCTGCTATGCTGCTGCCATCAATGAAATGGGTACTCCTTGTTGAGATAGATGCGGAAGAAATATTAAAACCTGTGCTTGCGTTGCGACATGCTGCGATAGTATCAGGTTCTATTGTTTCCGGACTTGTTATAGCTCTTCTTTTCATCTTTTACAGATTTATGGTTGTCCCGTTGAAGAGAATTTCGATGGCTGCAGAAAGCTTAACCCAAGGAAATTATGATGTTACTATTCCAGTTAAAACAAGTGATGAGATAGGAGAGCTTTCCAGCTCTTTTAACAAGATGACAAGTGAAATCAATAAGCGGACAACCCTGCTCACAGAGAGTGAAGTCAGGCTTAATGCAATTATTGATAACACGACTGCTGCTATTTATATGAAAGATATAAATGGGAAATACCTTCTTGCAAACCGCAAAATAGAAAAATTATATAAACATTCAAAAGAGGAGATAATAGGTAAAAGTGACTATGATTTTTTCCCTGAGAATATAGCTGTAAAGCTCATAGAAAATGACCGTCGTGTATTAGAGGTTAATAGCCCGATAGAATTTGAAGAAACTATACAGGAGGATGACGGACTTCACAATTATATATCAATTAAAGTCCCTGTCTGCAGCACTTCAGGAACGCCATACGGTGTATGCGGCATATCAACAGATATTACGAACCTTAAGAAAACTGAAGAAAGCCTGAAGGAAGCTCAGCGTATTAGCAAGATCGGAAACTGGGAATGGAACAGCGAAACCGATATAATTGCCTGCTCTGAAGAAGTATATTCAATTTTTAATTTATCTCCCCATGAAGCTGAATTCACTTATGATCTTTTCACAAGATACATGCATCCTGATGATGTTGAGCATGTTCATGACACTATTGGTGATAGTCTAACAAAAACGAACACTTATTCTATAGATTACAGAATAGTTCTACCGGATGGTACTTTAAAATATATCAACAGACAGGCTGAAGCGACCTTTGACAGAGACAGGAATCCGATCAGGATAGCGGGAACTATTCAGGATATTACTGAACGAAAGCGTGCAGAACAAATTCAGATTGAACTTCAGAAAAAATACGAAGACCTCATTAACAATCTCCCCGTCGGGATCTGCCGTATTTTGGACGGATACTTTTCAGAAGCGAATCCTTTTCTCGTTAAGATGCTTGAGGCAGGTTCAAAAGAGGAACTTCTAAAACACAGAAAAGGAGATTTTATACTTGTTAATAAAGAACAGCAGAAATCAATGGATAGTAATTTCAAGAAAAATGGCTTAATCAACTGTGAAGAAGTGGAGCTTATGACACTGAAAGGAAAAAAATTCTGGGCTTCATTCTCGGCTATTGCAAGGAAAAACATTGAAGGTGGTACCTATGTTGACTGTATTATACAAAATATATCTGAGCGTAAACAACTTGAGGATCAACTTCGTCATTCTCAGAAAATGGAAGCAATAGGAAGGCTTTCAGGGGGTATTGCCCATGATTTTAATAATGTTCTTACTGCGATTATAGGATATGCAGATCTTCTATCCAGAAAAAGAAGAGAAGATGAACTTACAAAAAGTTACACTGAGTTGATACTTAATCTATGCCAGAAGGCAGCAAGTCTCATTAACGGTCTTCTCGCCTTCAGCAGGAAACAGATAATATCTCTGGAAACAGTTAGCCTGAATGAAATAGTAAAAAGTAATGAAAAATTTCTGAGAAGAATAATTGGTGAGGATGTTGAATTGGTATTTGAGAGCAATAAAAACGATTTATTTATTGATGCTGATAGAAATCAGATATGGCAGATATTAATGAATTTTAGCACCAATTCCCGTGATGCAATGCCGGAAGGGGGGAGTATAACAATAAAAACAGGATATACAGAATTAGATGGAAGTTTTATGAGAAGTCGCGGAAACGGGAAACCGGGTGAGTATGCATTTTTGTGCTTTGCAGACACAGGAGCAGGAATTGATGAAGAGAATCAGCAAAACATATTTGATCCTTTCTTTACAACAAAAGAAGTAGGAAAGGGTACCGGGCTGGGACTTTCTATAGTCTATGGAATTGTAAAACAGCATAATGGCTTTATAGAAGTTAACAGTTTACCAGGCAGAGGAACGACATTTACAATATATTTCCCTTTATCAAATCACATAAACGGTAATGGAGTCATCAAGCCAGCAGAAGAACCATTAAAAAAAGGGACAGAAACAATACTCCTGGCAGAAGATGATGAAGAAGTAAGAAATATGACTAAGACAGTTTTGGAGGAAGCAGGCTATAGAGTTATTCCGGCAGTTAACGGAGAGGATGCAGTTGAAAAGTTCAGAAACAATAAGGAACAGATACAATTTGTAATTCTAGACGTAATAATGCCTAAGAAGAACGGGAAGGAAGCACTTGATGAAATCAGGAAAATAACGCCAAAAGTCAAAGTTCTTTTTCTTAGCGGCTACACAAGCGATATTCTGGAAAGAAAAGGAATTGATGAAGAAAAGTTAAATTTTATTTCAAAGCCATTGAAGCCATTTTTATTATACGAAAGAGTCAGAGAATTGATAGATAGCCCTTAA
- a CDS encoding acetyl-CoA synthase subunit gamma codes for MNTALTDKIKRLPDCTCGNLQSPAGNIPRVTTKLSYKDYLGEISCRFNSFRMNYKIEPGIYAVGSPDAESDVFVSANYKLSFNKLRSALNGMNGWILVIDTKGINVWCAAGEGTFGTEELIKRITEHKLDKVVSHRRIIVPQLGAPGISAHVIKEKTGFNVYYGPVRATDIISYVEAGYKATREMRTVRFGFTDRLVLTPMELSLVFQKYLIYVAAIVVLFGVGRAGFSITNAMTFGMPFIMLGLISVLSGGFVTPLLLPLIPSRSFAVKGWILGIIMTAIYVKSEFFVPANMGIAADMLAYIFYPAASSYIFLQFTGATTFTNISGVKKEIKYAMPVYISVAVVSIILLAAVKLEQMEIL; via the coding sequence ATGAATACAGCGCTAACAGATAAGATAAAAAGACTGCCGGACTGTACTTGCGGGAATCTCCAATCACCAGCCGGTAATATACCGAGAGTCACTACAAAACTCTCTTATAAGGATTATCTTGGAGAAATCTCGTGCAGGTTCAATTCATTCAGGATGAATTATAAAATTGAACCGGGAATTTACGCCGTCGGCTCTCCTGATGCAGAATCAGATGTGTTTGTAAGCGCCAATTATAAATTGAGCTTCAACAAACTCCGCAGTGCACTTAATGGCATGAATGGATGGATCCTTGTCATAGACACAAAAGGTATCAATGTCTGGTGCGCGGCAGGGGAGGGGACATTCGGAACCGAAGAACTGATAAAGAGGATAACAGAGCATAAGCTTGATAAAGTAGTATCGCATAGAAGAATAATTGTTCCTCAGCTTGGAGCGCCGGGCATAAGTGCGCATGTCATCAAGGAGAAGACCGGATTTAATGTTTATTACGGCCCTGTGCGTGCAACTGATATTATCTCTTATGTTGAAGCAGGTTACAAAGCTACAAGAGAAATGCGGACAGTGAGATTTGGATTCACTGACAGATTGGTTCTTACTCCTATGGAGCTGAGCCTCGTCTTTCAAAAATATCTTATATATGTTGCGGCAATAGTTGTTTTGTTCGGAGTAGGAAGAGCAGGCTTTTCTATAACGAATGCTATGACCTTCGGCATGCCCTTTATTATGCTTGGCCTGATTTCAGTTTTATCGGGAGGCTTTGTAACGCCGCTTCTTCTTCCATTAATCCCTTCAAGGTCATTTGCAGTCAAAGGATGGATATTAGGAATTATAATGACTGCTATTTATGTGAAATCTGAATTCTTTGTTCCGGCCAATATGGGAATAGCTGCTGACATGCTTGCATACATTTTTTATCCGGCAGCAAGTTCCTACATATTTTTACAGTTTACAGGCGCAACTACATTTACAAACATCTCAGGAGTAAAAAAGGAAATTAAATATGCAATGCCTGTATATATTTCTGTGGCAGTAGTATCCATAATCCTGCTCGCCGCGGTTAAACTCGAACAGATGGAGATTTTATGA
- a CDS encoding 4Fe-4S binding protein — protein sequence MKYISNVSTLKYSPELCKGCGICAEVCPHGVFMINGNKKASITDIDLCMECGACEMNCAFGAISVKAGVGCAAAIINGMISGGEPSCGCGCSCGEKAEN from the coding sequence ATGAAATATATCTCAAATGTATCAACGCTTAAGTATTCTCCTGAATTGTGCAAAGGGTGCGGCATTTGTGCGGAGGTATGTCCTCACGGGGTTTTTATGATAAATGGAAATAAAAAAGCCTCTATCACTGACATTGATTTATGTATGGAGTGCGGCGCCTGCGAAATGAACTGTGCCTTTGGGGCAATTTCTGTAAAAGCCGGTGTTGGCTGTGCGGCTGCAATCATAAACGGCATGATAAGCGGAGGGGAGCCTTCCTGCGGATGTGGATGCAGTTGCGGGGAAAAGGCTGAGAACTAA
- a CDS encoding class I SAM-dependent RNA methyltransferase, producing MQKNKIIITCARNIETFLKSELAVLGFPVINTAIAHVETEGTMDDTMTFNFHLRTAHRVLFLISEFTAEDPDELYRKLFKLDWEKYIFEDGYISITSSVDNPYIKDSRFANLKCKDAIVDRINRKSGQRPDSGPLRDRAVIHLYWKENECAVYLDTSGESLSKRGYRKIPLKAPMQETLASAVLMAAGWKGDGNFVNPMCGSGTLAIEAALIALNRAPGLLRNNYGFMHIKGFNEKLWNELRKKGKAGSLKTLKGKIIATDKDRQAVNAAKNNAETAGVAHLIDFDVCDYADTHLPEVSKDSRGMVIFNPEYGERLGDINKLEAVYEGMGDFLKQKCKGYMGYIFTGNMELAKKIGLRAKRRIPFFNSTIECRLLEYELYEGSRDTKKVK from the coding sequence ATGCAAAAAAACAAAATCATAATCACATGCGCAAGGAACATTGAGACCTTCCTGAAATCGGAGCTCGCCGTTCTTGGCTTTCCTGTAATCAACACAGCCATAGCTCATGTTGAGACAGAAGGAACAATGGACGACACAATGACGTTCAATTTCCATTTGAGGACAGCCCATCGCGTACTTTTCCTCATATCGGAATTCACAGCCGAGGACCCGGATGAGCTTTACAGAAAATTATTCAAGCTCGATTGGGAAAAATATATTTTCGAGGACGGTTATATAAGCATCACATCTTCAGTTGATAACCCCTATATCAAAGACTCAAGGTTTGCGAATCTTAAATGCAAAGACGCCATCGTTGACCGCATTAACAGGAAATCAGGACAGCGTCCGGATTCAGGTCCTCTGAGAGACCGGGCTGTCATCCATTTATACTGGAAGGAAAATGAGTGTGCTGTTTATCTCGATACCTCGGGCGAATCTCTTTCAAAACGGGGATACAGAAAAATCCCATTAAAAGCTCCGATGCAGGAAACCCTTGCATCAGCCGTTCTTATGGCAGCCGGTTGGAAGGGAGACGGGAATTTTGTAAATCCAATGTGCGGCAGCGGAACACTTGCAATCGAGGCGGCTCTGATTGCGCTTAACAGGGCGCCGGGACTTTTACGGAACAATTACGGGTTCATGCACATTAAAGGCTTCAATGAAAAACTCTGGAATGAGCTTCGCAAAAAAGGAAAAGCCGGCTCGTTAAAAACCCTCAAAGGAAAGATAATCGCAACTGATAAAGACAGGCAAGCCGTCAATGCAGCAAAAAATAATGCTGAAACTGCGGGAGTAGCCCATCTCATAGATTTTGATGTCTGCGATTACGCTGACACTCATCTGCCTGAAGTATCTAAAGATAGTCGAGGAATGGTCATCTTCAACCCTGAATATGGAGAGCGTCTCGGTGACATCAATAAGCTTGAGGCAGTTTATGAGGGGATGGGGGATTTTCTCAAACAGAAATGTAAAGGATACATGGGATATATTTTTACGGGAAACATGGAACTTGCGAAAAAAATTGGATTAAGGGCAAAAAGACGAATCCCGTTTTTTAACAGCACGATTGAGTGCAGACTTCTTGAATATGAATTGTATGAAGGAAGCAGGGACACAAAAAAGGTCAAATGA
- a CDS encoding glycosyltransferase family 39 protein yields the protein MVIEGKHIVALILVVIVLAFSFQGTRGIWSPDEGFYIPIAKTMLSSGDFLIPKLNDETWLEKPPLLYWGIAAGMFALGENELGARAFTALCFVLTTVIVFLLGKSMWGKREGTIAGVIYCTTIIPFAASNIVTPDTPLVLWTTLAFFFFWQSVKPGASKISMWKLLMCASFGLGFISKGPAAIIPAAGMFAFLLFRGKLREYFITTWALAGFAIFSVLGLSWYFMVGKEEAGAIAYFFDNQVVGRTISEKYNRNPGVRGAFIYLPVLLFGTLPWSFIWYSDALRRRCFINPKSWWLDFRKNPVNLFIMSWFVVPFIILLAANSRLPLYLLPLFPAISLATARKLSLVTLETQKERSPGLFPKHVVLVGTWVILLIGFKLAAAYYPSERDMRSFWRDIAVSLPGSNNYEFIVLDEYYEGLSFYGLENLEMVTKKKKPYPCFVMPENLKSEIKEIALSNRQHVIICEGVKSVAYVCNELRLAGVGFKQSKLSFDRWVIICKPEALPIETRNLFPADHKAT from the coding sequence ATGGTGATAGAAGGAAAACATATTGTTGCACTGATTTTAGTGGTGATAGTGCTGGCATTCTCTTTTCAGGGGACCAGAGGAATATGGTCCCCTGACGAGGGGTTCTATATCCCAATTGCAAAAACAATGCTTAGCTCCGGGGATTTCCTTATCCCAAAATTAAATGACGAGACATGGCTTGAAAAGCCGCCTCTTCTTTACTGGGGCATTGCAGCGGGAATGTTCGCATTAGGTGAAAATGAATTGGGAGCAAGGGCATTCACAGCACTTTGCTTTGTGCTTACTACGGTGATTGTTTTCCTGCTTGGAAAATCTATGTGGGGGAAGAGGGAAGGGACTATAGCGGGCGTAATATATTGTACAACCATAATTCCCTTTGCTGCTTCAAACATCGTGACTCCTGACACACCGCTTGTTCTCTGGACAACTCTTGCCTTTTTCTTTTTCTGGCAAAGCGTAAAGCCGGGTGCCTCGAAGATATCTATGTGGAAACTCCTTATGTGCGCGTCTTTTGGTCTGGGTTTTATCAGCAAGGGGCCTGCAGCCATAATACCTGCCGCCGGTATGTTCGCCTTTCTTCTCTTCCGGGGGAAGTTGCGCGAATATTTTATAACCACCTGGGCCTTGGCAGGTTTTGCAATCTTCAGCGTCCTCGGTCTTTCGTGGTATTTCATGGTAGGCAAGGAAGAGGCCGGTGCAATCGCTTATTTCTTTGACAATCAGGTTGTAGGGAGAACTATTTCAGAAAAATATAACAGGAACCCGGGCGTCAGAGGTGCCTTTATTTATCTTCCGGTTCTTCTCTTTGGTACTCTTCCCTGGTCGTTTATATGGTATTCAGACGCTCTGCGCCGGAGGTGTTTTATAAATCCAAAATCATGGTGGCTGGACTTCAGGAAAAATCCGGTGAACCTTTTTATCATGTCATGGTTTGTTGTACCATTCATTATACTCCTCGCAGCAAACTCAAGGCTTCCGCTTTACTTGCTCCCATTGTTCCCTGCTATTTCTCTGGCAACTGCAAGGAAACTAAGCCTTGTTACTTTAGAGACTCAAAAGGAAAGAAGTCCCGGATTATTCCCGAAGCATGTTGTTCTTGTTGGAACATGGGTAATCCTTTTGATTGGGTTTAAGTTGGCAGCGGCTTATTATCCATCAGAGAGGGACATGAGGTCTTTCTGGCGTGATATTGCAGTATCATTACCGGGTTCTAATAATTATGAGTTTATTGTTCTCGATGAATACTATGAAGGGCTGAGCTTCTATGGACTGGAAAATCTTGAAATGGTCACAAAGAAAAAGAAGCCTTATCCATGTTTTGTAATGCCTGAAAATCTTAAGAGCGAGATTAAAGAAATCGCTCTTTCAAATCGCCAGCATGTGATAATATGCGAGGGTGTAAAGTCTGTTGCCTATGTTTGCAATGAGCTTCGTCTTGCAGGCGTAGGGTTTAAACAATCAAAACTCTCATTTGACCGCTGGGTCATAATATGCAAGCCGGAAGCATTGCCAATAGAAACCAGAAATCTCTTCCCGGCAGATCACAAAGCCACCTGA